In a genomic window of Methanoregula sp. UBA64:
- a CDS encoding TraB/GumN family protein has protein sequence MAELKIVGTAHVSQKSVDEVKAAIEEFKPDVVAIELDPGRFSALKKQGRDPTVDDVLEVKNFNSLLVQWLLSYLQRKIGIDVGVEPGAEMKAAIAEAESRNIPIALVDRDIRLTLLRFWKAMGIIEKIKMVFALVFSIAEVSKGEELDIESLKEQNVIDAVMEEFRKFSPNGARALIDERDAFIAHQLILLKVQRPESRILAVVGAGHRQGITGYVENPTTLPPFDTLNREPKSFPWGKVFGFAVTGLFAFLFAAIAFSGVGWTVLLYALLFWILIHGVLSATVTLIAGGHPYSALTCFGVSWMTALNPMLHAGWIAAYVEARVRKPPVSDFRKIYEAESIGEMARIPLFKVVLVAALANLGSLLGTVLYFIFVFPLLHIDPVVVISTGVHNMWVWATGLI, from the coding sequence ATGGCTGAGCTAAAGATCGTCGGTACTGCGCACGTCTCCCAGAAGAGTGTCGATGAGGTCAAAGCGGCAATCGAGGAGTTCAAACCCGATGTCGTTGCCATAGAACTCGATCCCGGGCGGTTTTCCGCGTTAAAAAAACAGGGCCGCGACCCGACCGTCGACGATGTGCTTGAAGTAAAGAACTTCAACTCGCTTCTTGTCCAGTGGCTCCTTTCCTATCTCCAGCGCAAGATCGGCATCGATGTGGGTGTCGAACCCGGCGCAGAGATGAAAGCGGCGATTGCCGAAGCCGAGAGCCGCAACATCCCCATAGCCCTCGTTGACCGCGACATCCGGCTTACGCTCCTGCGGTTCTGGAAAGCGATGGGCATCATCGAGAAGATCAAGATGGTCTTTGCCCTCGTCTTTTCCATTGCAGAGGTGAGCAAAGGCGAAGAGCTCGACATCGAGTCCCTCAAGGAACAGAACGTGATCGATGCGGTTATGGAAGAGTTCCGCAAGTTCTCCCCTAACGGCGCACGGGCCTTAATCGACGAGCGGGACGCTTTTATCGCCCACCAGCTCATTCTCTTAAAAGTCCAGCGCCCCGAGAGCCGGATCCTTGCGGTTGTCGGCGCGGGTCACCGCCAGGGAATTACCGGATATGTGGAGAACCCGACAACTCTCCCGCCGTTCGACACCCTCAACCGCGAGCCAAAATCGTTCCCGTGGGGGAAGGTCTTCGGGTTTGCGGTCACCGGGCTCTTTGCATTCCTGTTTGCAGCAATAGCATTCTCTGGTGTCGGCTGGACCGTGCTCCTCTATGCCCTCCTCTTCTGGATCCTGATCCACGGGGTGCTTTCCGCAACGGTTACGTTGATCGCGGGAGGCCACCCGTACTCGGCCCTGACCTGTTTCGGGGTCTCATGGATGACCGCGTTAAACCCCATGCTCCATGCAGGCTGGATAGCGGCATATGTGGAAGCCCGGGTAAGAAAACCGCCGGTCTCGGATTTCCGGAAGATCTACGAAGCAGAATCGATCGGCGAGATGGCACGCATCCCGCTCTTCAAGGTGGTACTCGTGGCAGCCCTTGCCAACCTCGGGAGCCTGCTCGGGACGGTCCTGTACTTCATCTTCGTCTTCCCGCTGCTCCATATCGACCCGGTGGTTGTAATCTCGACCGGTGTCCACAACATGTGGGTCTGGGCAACCGGCCTGATATAA
- a CDS encoding metal ABC transporter permease, translated as MVLEFLMFKFGMRAFIGGLIVAVTCASLGVFIVLRRLSLISDGLGHVAFGGIALGFWTGIYPLYTAVASVIAGSFGIHILERLRVASDAAIAVLFSAGLAIGVVLISMAQSAPADLLSYLFGTILGITDTDVYLAAGLGILVLAILVLLWKEWIGITLDPDFARVAGMPVTALEILFTVLVGLTVVVATRLVGVLLVSSLMVIPAIAALQLRLPFKKTILAALAFAVVSVIVGLQLSFSYNIASGGAIVLVTIGLFILTALAARFWPRFKKELPVEGWTHQCSEPGFSGLVPEESGKGQN; from the coding sequence ATGGTATTGGAATTCCTGATGTTCAAATTCGGCATGAGGGCATTTATCGGAGGACTTATCGTTGCCGTTACCTGCGCGAGCCTCGGCGTCTTTATCGTACTGCGCCGGCTCTCGCTCATCTCGGACGGCCTCGGCCACGTTGCCTTCGGCGGCATCGCGCTCGGGTTCTGGACCGGGATTTACCCCCTGTATACTGCGGTCGCATCGGTTATTGCCGGATCGTTTGGGATCCATATCCTCGAACGGCTCCGGGTGGCATCGGATGCTGCAATTGCCGTCCTCTTCTCCGCAGGGCTTGCCATCGGGGTCGTCCTCATCAGCATGGCGCAGTCAGCCCCGGCCGACCTGCTCTCCTACCTGTTCGGGACGATCCTCGGGATCACCGATACCGATGTCTACCTTGCCGCGGGCCTGGGCATCCTTGTCCTTGCAATCCTCGTCCTGCTCTGGAAGGAGTGGATCGGGATCACGCTCGATCCGGATTTTGCCCGCGTTGCCGGGATGCCGGTCACTGCCCTCGAGATTCTCTTTACCGTCCTTGTCGGCCTCACGGTAGTTGTGGCGACACGGCTTGTGGGAGTGCTTCTCGTCTCCAGCCTCATGGTGATCCCCGCGATTGCCGCACTCCAGCTCAGGCTGCCATTTAAAAAGACCATCCTTGCCGCGCTTGCCTTTGCCGTGGTCTCGGTTATCGTGGGACTCCAGCTCTCGTTCTCGTACAACATTGCCTCCGGGGGAGCAATCGTCCTGGTTACCATCGGGCTCTTCATCCTCACCGCCCTTGCCGCACGGTTCTGGCCCCGGTTCAAAAAGGAGCTGCCGGTCGAAGGCTGGACCCACCAGTGCAGCGAGCCGGGATTTTCGGGTCTTGTACCGGAAGAGTCAGGGAAAGGACAGAACTAA
- a CDS encoding metal ABC transporter ATP-binding protein, translated as MQVATQNDRPVCLTVKKVGFSYGADPVLEDISLDIRQEEFVGIAGPNGSGKTTLLKILVGLLPPATGSVRFSCHMGECQGRSPCRPCIGYVPQQPVLRQQQFPVTVREVIEMGTYGQNGIFSWPGQKEHNAVEKAIVEAGLTKIAGELFSDLSGGQQQRVLIARALVGNPHILALDEPTNGVDAKSKQEFYALLSHLHSTHRITILVILHDLTELSQMMERIVFLHHRILYDGPARALGAQGLWDLMVQAGKE; from the coding sequence ATGCAAGTAGCTACCCAAAACGACCGGCCGGTGTGCCTGACCGTAAAAAAGGTCGGTTTCTCATACGGTGCGGATCCCGTCCTTGAGGATATCTCGCTCGATATCCGCCAGGAAGAGTTCGTCGGGATAGCCGGGCCAAACGGCTCCGGCAAGACCACGCTTTTGAAGATCCTCGTGGGCCTGCTTCCCCCGGCAACAGGAAGCGTGCGGTTCTCCTGCCATATGGGGGAATGCCAGGGAAGATCGCCCTGCCGGCCGTGCATCGGGTATGTCCCGCAGCAGCCAGTGCTCCGTCAGCAGCAGTTCCCGGTCACGGTTCGCGAGGTCATTGAAATGGGAACCTATGGCCAGAACGGCATTTTTTCCTGGCCGGGCCAGAAAGAACATAACGCCGTGGAAAAGGCAATCGTGGAGGCCGGCCTCACAAAAATCGCCGGGGAACTTTTCTCCGATCTCTCAGGAGGCCAGCAGCAGCGGGTACTCATTGCCCGGGCCCTGGTGGGAAACCCCCACATCCTTGCCCTTGACGAACCCACAAACGGTGTCGATGCAAAGAGCAAACAGGAGTTCTATGCCCTGCTTTCCCACCTCCATTCGACCCACCGGATCACGATCCTCGTCATCCTCCACGATCTCACCGAGCTCTCGCAGATGATGGAAAGGATCGTCTTTTTGCACCACCGGATCCTGTACGACGGGCCGGCGCGGGCACTGGGTGCACAGGGGCTCTGGGACCTGATGGTACAGGCCGGGAAGGAGTGA
- a CDS encoding metal ABC transporter solute-binding protein, Zn/Mn family yields the protein MQPSPDQIPEKTHNKRNIAIFAIAVLVVIVIAAIAYVALSHPAGSSSASGNNDGRLQVVTSFRPITLLVRPVAGDHAVVTQILPAGAEPHEYEPTPNDAIALQNAKILFYDGPFMEPWADRLATAANPGIVRASFFDAVPSSVFAQMKANNPSFPDPEQDPHIWLSPQLAKYYVEDIADKLSAADPANASAYRANAAAYEERLKKLDSDYKTGLSDCTTRTFLTSHAFLNYQAAAYNLTALSITGLSPDAEPSVQQMAAILGTAKADNVKGVIAETDEVEALSQSVASELNLPLYPYTTLEVLPQGQLSDNDNDYVAIMENNLQQMRQTLQCK from the coding sequence ATGCAGCCATCTCCCGATCAAATTCCTGAAAAAACGCACAATAAACGAAACATTGCCATTTTTGCCATTGCGGTTCTTGTCGTGATCGTCATTGCCGCGATCGCTTATGTTGCACTCAGCCATCCCGCCGGATCCTCATCGGCATCCGGAAACAACGATGGCAGGCTTCAGGTCGTCACCTCGTTTCGTCCCATCACGCTCCTGGTCAGACCGGTTGCCGGAGACCATGCAGTCGTGACCCAGATCCTTCCTGCGGGCGCCGAACCCCACGAATACGAACCAACCCCAAACGATGCAATCGCCCTCCAGAATGCAAAGATCCTCTTCTACGACGGGCCCTTTATGGAGCCGTGGGCGGACCGCCTTGCCACGGCAGCAAACCCGGGGATCGTCCGGGCATCGTTTTTCGATGCTGTCCCCTCTTCGGTGTTTGCGCAGATGAAAGCCAATAACCCGTCATTCCCGGATCCGGAACAGGATCCGCACATCTGGCTCTCCCCGCAGCTCGCCAAATATTACGTGGAGGATATCGCAGACAAACTCTCGGCAGCAGACCCGGCAAACGCATCCGCGTACCGGGCAAATGCGGCAGCCTATGAGGAGCGCCTGAAAAAACTGGACTCCGATTACAAGACCGGGCTTTCGGACTGTACGACACGGACGTTCCTCACATCGCATGCCTTCCTCAACTACCAGGCAGCCGCCTATAACCTGACCGCCCTCTCCATCACCGGCTTAAGCCCCGATGCCGAACCCTCGGTCCAGCAGATGGCAGCTATCCTTGGCACGGCAAAGGCGGATAACGTAAAAGGTGTCATTGCCGAGACCGATGAAGTCGAGGCGCTGAGCCAGTCCGTTGCATCGGAACTTAACCTCCCCCTCTACCCCTATACCACTCTGGAAGTGCTGCCTCAGGGACAGCTCTCCGATAACGACAACGATTATGTAGCCATAATGGAAAACAACCTCCAGCAGATGAGGCAGACCCTTCAATGCAAGTAG
- a CDS encoding metal-dependent transcriptional regulator produces MASYQTLFSDQDKNTIMEINDGRELSAQKVRYLKYIAEKGGRVRTTDLARELGVDPSTITKTVAELAKTGLLSHEPYHGICLTGEGQRYARYLVKRHRILSLMLTHYGFSHEQACEEAKRFESYVSKEAVDRICAAMGHPGIGVCGEITHDDGCLDQEPAV; encoded by the coding sequence TTGGCATCATACCAAACCTTATTTTCCGATCAGGACAAGAATACGATCATGGAGATTAATGACGGCCGGGAACTATCGGCACAGAAGGTCAGGTATCTCAAATACATAGCGGAAAAAGGGGGCCGGGTAAGGACAACGGATCTTGCCAGGGAGCTCGGCGTTGATCCGTCAACGATCACAAAAACGGTTGCGGAACTCGCAAAGACCGGGCTCCTCTCCCATGAGCCGTACCATGGCATCTGCCTGACCGGGGAAGGCCAGCGGTATGCAAGATACCTGGTAAAAAGGCACCGGATCCTCAGCCTCATGCTCACGCATTACGGTTTCTCCCACGAACAGGCATGCGAAGAGGCAAAACGGTTCGAAAGTTATGTGTCAAAAGAAGCCGTGGACCGGATCTGCGCTGCCATGGGACACCCGGGTATCGGCGTATGCGGCGAGATAACACATGACGACGGGTGTCTTGACCAGGAGCCGGCCGTTTGA
- a CDS encoding energy-coupling factor ABC transporter permease, producing the protein MHIMEGFLPWQWCLVWWIIAIPFIVMGILELRKLLKQDREYLPLLGVCGAFIFILSALKLPSVTGSCSHPTGTGLSVMCFKPYITAVIGFVVLLFQALLLAHGGLSTLGANMVSMAIGGPIVGYLVYKLLKNTSVNIFVTVFCVAAVADIVTYVITSFELAVAYPAAVGGIAASFAAFFAIFAITQVPLSILEGLVLALVFKYILELKPELLEKLGVFSKEQVEKALGTSDGAPEKV; encoded by the coding sequence ATGCATATTATGGAAGGATTCCTGCCATGGCAATGGTGCCTCGTATGGTGGATTATCGCCATCCCGTTCATTGTCATGGGTATACTCGAATTAAGGAAACTGCTAAAACAGGACCGGGAATATCTCCCACTGCTCGGGGTCTGCGGTGCGTTTATCTTTATTCTCTCTGCGCTCAAGCTGCCCTCGGTCACCGGCAGCTGTTCCCACCCGACCGGTACCGGTCTCTCGGTGATGTGTTTTAAGCCATATATCACTGCGGTGATAGGATTTGTCGTCCTGCTTTTCCAGGCGCTCCTCCTAGCGCATGGCGGCCTGTCAACCCTCGGGGCAAACATGGTCTCGATGGCGATTGGCGGCCCCATTGTCGGTTACCTGGTATACAAACTGCTTAAGAACACGTCGGTCAATATATTTGTCACGGTCTTCTGCGTTGCAGCCGTGGCGGATATTGTAACCTATGTCATCACCTCGTTCGAGCTGGCAGTCGCTTACCCGGCGGCAGTCGGAGGCATTGCAGCATCGTTTGCCGCGTTCTTTGCAATCTTTGCAATCACCCAGGTGCCGCTGTCCATTCTTGAAGGCCTTGTCCTTGCGCTGGTCTTCAAGTACATCCTCGAACTCAAACCGGAGCTCTTGGAGAAACTGGGTGTGTTTTCAAAGGAACAGGTAGAAAAGGCGCTCGGTACATCCGATGGAGCCCCGGAAAAGGTGTGA
- a CDS encoding energy-coupling factor ABC transporter substrate-binding protein: MFEHRKLEILTLIGVIVFVVLFMYVSSQSGHEFSGSDDVGSEKIAELTGKPVDSFTPLIPQYEPPSGEIESTLFALQATFGGVIVGLVIGYWLGQKKRPERA; this comes from the coding sequence ATGTTCGAACACAGGAAACTGGAGATACTCACGCTCATTGGCGTGATCGTATTCGTCGTCCTTTTCATGTACGTCAGCAGCCAGTCGGGACACGAGTTTTCCGGATCGGACGATGTCGGATCCGAGAAGATTGCAGAACTGACCGGTAAGCCGGTCGATTCGTTTACACCCTTGATCCCGCAGTACGAACCGCCAAGCGGCGAGATAGAATCCACCCTCTTTGCCCTCCAGGCAACCTTCGGGGGAGTTATTGTCGGGCTCGTGATCGGGTACTGGCTGGGCCAGAAAAAACGTCCGGAGCGTGCCTGA
- the cbiQ gene encoding cobalt ECF transporter T component CbiQ, with product MFETLLDDAAQNNAFRHIHPGTKILLGLGSLCICLVSPTPVVPVLSGLILSIVLLLPARIPARIYGELLLAPVVFSVFSIVVLLFMLGGGDVVWEFSPVSWIHLTITTNAVHQSVLILSRVFGCMVSLFFIALTTPLTDLFNMMKRCRVPVELIDLMMIMYRYIFIFYDQAKEIWQAQVMRLGYQRPKESIHSFSMLCGMLFISSWIVGEDLVRAMDCRCYNGIMPSLDPMEPVRMQSFIPVVLYLSGLGGIMVAILTGIVVFS from the coding sequence ATGTTTGAAACACTGCTGGACGATGCCGCACAGAACAATGCGTTCCGGCACATCCACCCGGGAACCAAGATCCTCCTCGGACTTGGTTCCCTTTGTATTTGTCTGGTATCTCCGACACCGGTTGTCCCGGTGCTGTCGGGTCTCATACTCAGTATTGTCCTTTTACTCCCTGCCCGCATCCCTGCGAGAATTTATGGAGAGCTTCTCCTTGCACCGGTCGTATTTTCCGTTTTCAGCATCGTTGTCCTGTTATTCATGCTCGGCGGCGGGGACGTGGTATGGGAGTTTTCACCGGTGTCGTGGATACACTTGACGATAACAACGAATGCAGTACACCAGTCCGTACTGATCCTTTCCCGGGTCTTCGGGTGCATGGTATCCCTGTTCTTTATCGCACTGACAACTCCCTTGACTGATCTCTTCAACATGATGAAACGCTGCCGGGTCCCGGTCGAACTCATCGACTTAATGATGATCATGTACCGGTATATCTTCATCTTCTATGATCAGGCAAAGGAGATCTGGCAGGCGCAGGTGATGCGGCTGGGATACCAGCGGCCAAAGGAATCTATCCATTCGTTTTCCATGCTCTGCGGGATGCTCTTTATCTCCAGCTGGATTGTGGGGGAGGATCTGGTCCGCGCGATGGACTGCCGGTGTTATAACGGGATCATGCCCTCGCTTGACCCGATGGAGCCGGTACGGATGCAGTCTTTTATTCCGGTTGTCCTGTACCTTTCCGGGCTGGGCGGGATTATGGTGGCAATACTAACAGGGATCGTGGTTTTTTCATGA
- a CDS encoding energy-coupling factor ABC transporter ATP-binding protein — protein sequence MKIILEARDVSYHYPGDREAIKGISFHVKKGEKVALVGPNGAGKSTLLQMFNGMIRPGKGTILFDTEPIRYDASSLRQLRKRVGYVMQNADRQIIAPTVYQDVAFGPANLGYDENAIREAVALALRQVGMAGFERRPPHHLSGGEKKKVAIAGVLAMDPDILVFDEPTSGLDPSGSEELMELLDELNHEGKTIFISTHDVELAYPWADRVILLLDGKILEENVPAVAFGDPELVLKAHLSVPILLELSQELGRRGFAQPEQKPRSVLDMIHVIENLLHGTCCHATPGAIHVYNMDTGDIASVLALIRDRPDLCVGAMGTRAKMCAAKESISLSFTYGVIDKCILRSLRGQDSLILTTNAMVGRVGTRVDAYCTESGTIIRVIPVATGGGTGSPA from the coding sequence ATGAAGATCATACTGGAAGCACGGGATGTGAGTTACCATTACCCGGGAGACCGCGAGGCCATCAAGGGCATCAGTTTCCATGTAAAAAAAGGCGAAAAAGTAGCCCTCGTTGGCCCGAACGGCGCCGGGAAATCCACGCTGCTGCAGATGTTTAACGGAATGATCCGGCCGGGGAAAGGTACGATCCTCTTCGACACCGAGCCGATCCGGTACGATGCATCCTCCCTGCGCCAGCTCAGGAAACGGGTGGGCTATGTGATGCAGAACGCAGACCGCCAGATCATCGCCCCTACCGTTTACCAGGATGTTGCGTTCGGGCCGGCAAACCTCGGGTACGATGAAAATGCCATCCGCGAAGCAGTTGCACTGGCACTTCGCCAGGTCGGCATGGCCGGGTTCGAACGGCGCCCGCCCCATCATCTCTCGGGCGGCGAAAAGAAGAAGGTGGCCATTGCAGGTGTTCTCGCAATGGACCCGGATATTCTCGTATTCGACGAACCGACAAGCGGGCTGGACCCTTCTGGTTCTGAAGAGCTCATGGAGCTGCTCGACGAGCTCAACCATGAGGGGAAGACCATCTTTATCTCGACCCACGATGTCGAGCTTGCGTACCCGTGGGCGGATCGGGTTATCCTCCTTCTTGACGGGAAGATCCTTGAAGAGAATGTCCCGGCCGTAGCATTCGGGGATCCCGAGCTTGTCCTCAAGGCCCACCTGTCTGTGCCGATCCTTCTCGAACTGTCGCAGGAACTCGGGCGCCGCGGGTTTGCCCAGCCGGAACAAAAGCCCCGCAGCGTTCTGGACATGATCCATGTTATCGAGAACCTGCTCCACGGGACCTGTTGTCACGCAACTCCGGGAGCGATTCATGTGTATAATATGGATACCGGGGATATTGCATCCGTTTTGGCATTGATTAGAGACCGGCCCGACCTCTGTGTCGGGGCGATGGGTACCCGGGCAAAGATGTGCGCAGCAAAAGAGAGCATCTCCCTGTCTTTCACCTACGGGGTGATCGACAAATGCATCCTCCGTTCCCTGCGGGGGCAGGACTCTTTGATCCTGACAACGAATGCCATGGTAGGCCGCGTGGGAACCCGGGTGGACGCGTACTGCACAGAGAGCGGAACAATAATCCGTGTCATTCCCGTTGCAACGGGGGGCGGGACCGGCTCTCCGGCATAG
- a CDS encoding DUF5658 family protein, with protein MQPSGTVRAGARNLPAHRGYGELTLLQVLIFTCVLAFLFLLDITTTEAILGMGGVELNPLMAGVVTVPLLHAIIKCGILLLVIPIALIAESKVRGSGVALYAILIVMYAAVTLNNVTVLLPHIMRAFTG; from the coding sequence ATGCAACCATCAGGGACGGTCCGGGCGGGAGCCAGAAATCTCCCGGCACATAGGGGGTATGGTGAACTGACCCTGTTGCAGGTCCTCATCTTTACCTGCGTCCTTGCATTCCTCTTCCTGCTGGATATCACCACAACAGAGGCCATCCTTGGTATGGGTGGGGTTGAACTCAATCCACTTATGGCGGGTGTGGTTACCGTTCCGCTCCTTCATGCAATAATAAAATGCGGGATTTTACTGCTGGTGATTCCCATAGCGCTGATAGCAGAATCGAAAGTCCGGGGATCCGGCGTGGCACTCTATGCAATCCTGATCGTTATGTATGCCGCGGTCACGCTCAACAATGTCACCGTACTGCTTCCTCATATTATGAGGGCGTTTACCGGATAA
- a CDS encoding DUF3566 domain-containing protein, whose amino-acid sequence MMEIKNIEIMSWAKIHALFGIIFGLVYGILFAILGSAIGAAYNMPGATTLGLLSIIVFPIIFGIMAFICGAIMAFLYNIFASKIGGIEVELAEKKA is encoded by the coding sequence ATGATGGAAATCAAGAACATTGAAATCATGTCATGGGCAAAGATCCATGCATTGTTTGGGATCATCTTCGGTCTTGTCTACGGCATACTGTTTGCCATTCTCGGTTCTGCCATCGGCGCAGCCTATAATATGCCGGGCGCGACAACCCTTGGCCTGCTTTCAATCATCGTCTTCCCGATCATCTTTGGGATCATGGCATTCATCTGCGGGGCCATCATGGCATTCCTGTACAACATCTTTGCCAGCAAAATCGGTGGTATCGAGGTCGAGCTGGCTGAAAAGAAAGCCTGA
- a CDS encoding PLP-dependent aminotransferase family protein, translating into MQKTPKSFIREILKVTENPDIISFAGGLPNPELIDVDGIARAAKEVFEKDGRVALQYSTTEGYLPLRRFIADRYKKRLGMDISPDEILITNGSQQCLDLIGKILINPGDRVAIERPGYLGAIQVFSLYEPVFVPIDLKEDGPDPEAFKAAICQESPRLFYCIPNSQNPSGITYSIKQRQACAEILKERRTLVVEDDAYGELQFSGTANPPFKKLLPDQTILTGSFSKIFSPGMRMGWVCAPKKIMEQLVIAKQASDLHSNYLSQRIASQYLENNDIDAHIRKIRDAYSSQRDCMVDALKEEMPAGITWTCPEGGMFVWVTLPAGLSAMDVFSAALKEQVAVLPGIPFYVDGGGTDTLRLNFSNSNPERIREGVRRLGKVIRSFR; encoded by the coding sequence ATGCAGAAGACACCCAAGTCATTTATCCGTGAGATCCTAAAAGTAACGGAAAATCCCGATATTATCTCATTTGCCGGGGGACTGCCCAACCCCGAACTGATCGATGTCGACGGTATTGCCCGGGCGGCAAAAGAGGTGTTTGAAAAAGACGGCCGCGTGGCGCTCCAGTACTCGACAACCGAAGGCTACCTGCCCCTGCGCCGGTTTATTGCAGATCGGTACAAAAAACGCCTCGGAATGGATATCTCTCCCGACGAGATCCTGATCACGAACGGATCCCAGCAGTGTCTCGATCTTATCGGGAAGATTCTCATCAATCCCGGTGACCGGGTTGCCATAGAGCGTCCCGGATACCTTGGTGCCATTCAGGTCTTCTCCCTGTACGAGCCGGTCTTTGTCCCGATCGATCTCAAGGAAGACGGCCCGGATCCGGAGGCATTTAAGGCTGCAATCTGTCAGGAGTCTCCCAGATTATTCTATTGCATTCCCAACTCACAGAACCCCTCGGGGATCACCTACTCCATAAAACAACGGCAGGCATGTGCAGAGATCTTAAAAGAACGCCGGACCTTGGTTGTTGAAGACGATGCCTATGGGGAACTCCAGTTCTCGGGAACGGCAAACCCCCCGTTCAAAAAACTGCTGCCGGATCAGACGATCCTCACCGGCTCGTTCTCCAAAATCTTCTCTCCCGGGATGCGTATGGGCTGGGTCTGTGCCCCAAAAAAGATCATGGAGCAGCTGGTGATCGCCAAGCAGGCATCGGATCTCCATTCGAATTATCTTTCGCAGCGGATAGCCTCGCAGTATCTGGAGAATAACGATATCGATGCGCATATCCGAAAGATCCGGGATGCGTACAGCAGCCAGCGTGACTGTATGGTCGATGCACTAAAGGAAGAGATGCCCGCGGGCATTACGTGGACTTGTCCGGAAGGCGGGATGTTTGTCTGGGTCACGCTCCCTGCCGGGTTATCAGCCATGGATGTTTTTTCTGCCGCATTAAAGGAACAGGTTGCCGTACTCCCGGGCATCCCGTTCTATGTCGATGGAGGCGGGACCGATACGCTCCGGCTTAACTTTTCCAATTCGAATCCGGAGCGCATCCGTGAAGGAGTCCGGCGGCTTGGAAAGGTGATCCGGTCGTTCCGGTAA
- a CDS encoding NAD(P)/FAD-dependent oxidoreductase — MQAHTPAYDIAITGAGPAGLFCAIHAAASGATVIIFEKNPEPGEKLCISGTGQCNITHSGDIRDFFLRYGANGKFLRPALLGHTNEDLIRFFGDRGIAMEVTDGGKVFPANRSAPAILRILTEECRTRGVDLKCGEPITGIQRAAHSFSISANDRDYSAKMLVIATGGMSYPKTGSTGDGYRFAGALGHTITEPGPALTPLIIDDYPFSSLAGISFPGLPFSVWRDSRKIFDRNGDVLLTHAGLSGPGILDCSRDIRAGDVIRLAFAGKAQRETVERTFLDLVQTNPTRLVKTLVTHTGVPERLAESLVHLAGVPMDCTGAHLPAALRKKLSDLLAGCPLTVKALGNFSVAMVTRGGVALKEVHSKTMESRIVPGLFFAGEVLDIDGDTGGYNLQAAFSTGYCAAQGCTARLKERQ, encoded by the coding sequence ATGCAGGCGCACACACCAGCGTATGATATCGCAATAACCGGGGCTGGCCCGGCCGGTCTCTTCTGTGCCATCCACGCTGCGGCATCCGGGGCAACGGTTATCATATTCGAAAAAAACCCGGAACCCGGGGAGAAACTCTGTATCTCGGGCACGGGCCAGTGCAATATCACCCACAGCGGCGATATCCGTGACTTTTTTTTACGGTATGGCGCAAACGGGAAGTTCCTCAGGCCGGCCCTTCTGGGACACACAAACGAGGATCTTATACGGTTTTTCGGGGATCGGGGGATCGCCATGGAAGTGACCGACGGGGGGAAAGTATTCCCGGCAAACCGCAGCGCTCCTGCCATCTTACGAATTCTTACCGAAGAGTGCCGTACAAGGGGTGTCGATCTGAAATGCGGTGAACCGATAACCGGAATACAGAGGGCTGCCCACAGTTTTTCCATCTCTGCAAATGACAGGGATTACTCCGCAAAGATGCTGGTTATCGCCACCGGGGGCATGTCGTACCCGAAAACGGGATCAACCGGGGACGGGTACCGGTTCGCCGGCGCACTCGGCCACACGATAACCGAACCCGGGCCGGCATTAACCCCGCTGATCATCGACGATTACCCGTTTTCATCCCTTGCCGGGATTTCATTTCCCGGCCTGCCATTTTCTGTCTGGCGGGATTCACGCAAGATCTTCGATCGAAATGGCGACGTACTGCTGACGCATGCCGGCCTCTCGGGACCCGGAATCCTTGACTGTTCCCGGGATATCCGGGCGGGGGACGTGATCCGGCTCGCATTTGCCGGGAAGGCACAGCGGGAAACGGTCGAAAGAACATTCCTCGATCTGGTGCAGACGAACCCGACACGGCTGGTAAAAACCCTTGTCACTCATACAGGAGTCCCCGAGCGCCTTGCAGAATCCCTGGTCCATCTTGCCGGTGTTCCCATGGACTGTACAGGTGCACATCTCCCTGCAGCATTGCGGAAAAAATTGTCAGACCTGCTGGCAGGGTGCCCGCTCACCGTGAAAGCGCTCGGGAACTTCTCTGTTGCCATGGTGACACGGGGCGGGGTTGCCCTCAAAGAGGTACACTCAAAGACCATGGAATCGCGCATCGTCCCGGGACTGTTCTTTGCCGGTGAAGTACTCGATATCGATGGCGATACCGGGGGATACAACCTCCAGGCAGCGTTTTCTACCGGTTATTGCGCCGCACAGGGATGTACTGCGCGGCTCAAAGAACGGCAGTGA